The Lacticaseibacillus rhamnosus DNA window CACACAATCCCTTATATATCTATTCAGCTATTTATCGTCAGTCCACGCGTTTTCTGATATTAGAGCAAATTTTTCTACAACACTTTTTATCGATCGCTCAATTTTCTGAAGCACTTTATATTAGTGAATCAACATTAAAGCGCCATATCCAAGTTTTGAACCAGATTCTACCGCACTATGGCTTTCATATTGACACGCAATCTCTGGACATTATTGGCGACGAAAAGAAGATCCACTTTTTTTATTACACCTATTTTCTAGAAAGGTATTGGTTTATCGATGATTTTCTGCCACAGGATGAATTAAAACTGATTGATGCCATCATCTCAGAGTTTTTCGCACATTATCCGACACTGACAACCCCCAGATATCAGTCTTTTTCCTTTATCAACAAGTTACGCGCGACGATCTTCGTTTGCCTCAAACGCAACAGTCGCGGGCACACGTTTGAAAATGCGACCCCGGCAATTGAAAATGCAACCTTCTCGCCAGAACTACGCCAATCAATTGCACGCTGCTATAAGATTGACTGCTCCTCATTAGTTTTCTCGCATCTGTTTTATCTCTTTTTTAATCCGCGAAATGCTTGGTCTTACGCCGATCTGCTCACTAAAACACATCAGGATGCTGAAATTCGCGCGATCCATCGCGCACTTACGCATTTTCTTGACATGATCGTTGCAACTGAACATTTATCGTTGCCAAATCGCGAACAAGTTCTACTGCGCTTGTATAACGCCATCGAATATACGTGGGGCCCGCCAAAAATCCTGTACAGTCCGAGCGAGGCTTTCTTTGCGAGCATGAATCAATTTAGCAAGACTTTTATTCGTCACGCCAGACAGACACTGGTTACTGCACTGAGAAATGAAAAAGTCAACGTTCGAATCGATGATGCTTTCATCACCAAGCTGTTATTTACTTTGGTGACATCATGGGAAACACTGCCGCTGCAATTAGAGCAAAAAGCCCCGAAAGTCCGAACTGGGCTCTTCTTCAATACGAGTTTTGAGCATAGTCACTTTTTGCTGAATGAACTCAATTACCATTTACGTTCAAACCTCAAACTCGAGCTTGTTCCGGCCAGTACCTTAGCAGAGTTAAAAACCGTTGCCCGCCAATTTGACCTGATCATTACCAATCTCCCTTTACTCAATTTGCCAAATTGCCAGGTGGTCGCCATTCAGCCTCATCCCACGCCGGAAGACTTCGATAATATTTTGGCTGCTTATAATCGGATTATTAATGCCAAAAGTCTGGAAAGTTCCGTATCGTAAGCTCCCAACGACTTTTCACGGAACCGAGCGCATACAAAAAGCCGTTTGACAAAATCGCTATGTCAAACGGCCTTTTGCTTCTGATCGGTCCGATGTCAATCCGATATTTATGAAATGGAGGAGATAGGATTCGAACCTATGAACCCGAAGGAGCGGATTTACAGTCCGCCGCGTTTAGCCTCTTCGCTACTCCTCCATGCGATTGATATAAATCAACTTTAATAGTGTACAAAAAGAGGTTATAAAAATCAACCATTTTCAGGTGGTTTTTATAACCTCCGATACTTAATTTTTTGCTTAATCTGTCAAAGCTGCGGGCACTTCCAATGTGACTAATGTGTCGCGCCATTCCGTCAGCCAGTCGGTACTTTGCCATTCAAAAAGGCGTTTAAGACCATAGCCCAGCGGTTGATGATAATAAGTTGTCTTGCCTAGCAGCTTAGGGGCATCGCGAAAATGCTCGTGGCCAAACACCACGGCACTGGCCCGATTTGTCAGCAGATCGCCTAGTTTTGCCGATCCCATTAACGCGGTAGCCATCTGCCATGACAGGCGATCAACTGCGTACACCATCGCACCGAGAATCGGCACAAAATGCGTGGCATAAATGATCCGTTTGCCGCGATTGGCCACCAAAGCCGCTTTGGTGGTATCAAGCACCCGCTGCATCCGCTCTAAGTCACTTATCGGTGAGTCAATGGCGCTGTCGATCCAAAACGCTCGCTTCCACTGCGCATATTCAGCCGACGTTTTCGACTTTCCAAGTTGCGCAAGTGAATAATCATACCAACCGTTGTTTCCAACGATAACCGCATTCGTTCCCGGGACTGACAAAACCTTTTCGTGTAAATAAAGCGGGTCAACATCTGACTGAATTTCAGCATAGGTCGCACCCTTAACCATGTCGTGATTACCAGCTAAAAAGCGGATAATCACTTGATCGCCGACTTCCCGTTGCAATGCCTGATAGTACGCCAGCGTTTTCGTGAAATCGTTATACGTATCACCGGCATTGACGTAGACTTGATAGCCATGTTCAACGAGATAGGCTGCTTGGTGTTTCAACATTTCGAAACCATCAACATGATTAACATCAAAATGGTTATCCACACTGATCGCAACTTTTACCATCACCACACCTCCGTTAATTTACCGGTGCGCGCCAGTCTATCACCCGCTTAATTAACCCCTTGCATCAGCTTTTCAATGCGCGGCGTGAAAAAGACCAGTACAATCGCAAAGATAACTGAAACCAGGCCAACGACAGCAAAATAGGCAACTTCATGGCTTGGTGTATAGAAACGCACAATTTGCGCATTCACGGCCTGCGCCGATGCATCAGCTAAGAACCACATGCTCATCATTTGCGATGAATAAGCTTTAGGTGCCAATTTAGTCGTAACTGAAAGTCCAACCGGTGAAATCAGCATTTCGCCAATTTCCACAATTGCCCAGCTCATCACCAGCCACAAAGGTGAAACCTTAGCACTGCTGCCAAATAACAGGACCGGAATGACCATCCATAAGTACGACGCGCCGGCAAAAATCAAGCCCAGATAAAATTTCTTGGGCGAGGTCGGTTGGCGTTTACCGAGTTTCATCCATAACCAGGCAAACAATGGACCATATAACAGAATGAATAACGGATTCAACGTCTGAAAATTCCCAGGCAGGATTTTAAAGAATCCAAAGTCCAATTTAGTCTGTTGGGCGGCAAACAAAGCCAAAACAACCGAGCCTTGTTCCTCAATCGCCCAAAAGATCATCGCGGCTAAGAACAGCGGGATATACGCAATGACACGTGAACGCTCAGTCTTGGTCACCTTTTTGCTGCGGATCATCAAAATAAAGTACCAAACCGGCAAGCCGATCGCAACGATGGTGATCAAACTAATAACGTTTGCAATCGTCAAAGCACCTAGGCTTGCCATCACGGCTAAAATAACCGCGACAACCACCAACGCACCCACGACGCGCATCACCAGCGGCCGAATATCTTCCGGCTTTAACGGGTCAGGCGCCGTATTGTCAGCCGGATTAATATATTTACGCCCATCAATGACATAAAAGATCAGGCCAATAAACATACCGATCGCTGCCAACGAAAAACCAGCGTGGAAGTTAAACTTGTCAGCCATCCACGGCACAAAGATCGGTGCAATCAACGACCCGAAGTTAATCCCCATGACGAAGATACTGAAACCGGAGTCTCGGCGCAAATCTTCTTCAGGATACAAACTGCCAACCATTTCCGAGACATTTGGTTTAAGTAGTCCCGTCCCTAAAACAATCAGCACAATGGAGCCAAATAACCCCACCGCGCCAATTGGCAAAGACAACACAATATGTCCGAGCATGATGAGGACACCGCCCCAAAAGACAGTTCGCCGCGACCCGAGCAAGCGATCGCTGATAAACCCGCCAATTGTGGCACTTAAATAAACCAGTGATCCATAAATCGACATAATCGATAAGGCTGTGGGCTGGTCGAATCCCAGACCGCCTTTTTCTACCGCATAGTACATGTAGTAGATTAAGATCGCCCGCATACCGTAATAGCTGAACCGCTCCCAGAATTCGGTCATCGACAGCGTTAATAGCCCGCGGGGATGACCCATAAACGTGCGGTTCTTTGAATTATCCAATTGAAATACATCCTCTCGCTAGGAAATGATCCTCCTAGCTGCTCTCATGACACTTCCCTCAAAATGCCAATTGATAAGTAATCATTATAGAGGTATTTTGGCATGAAGACAAATGAAACCGTAAACATGACTGAGGCTTCTATGCCTTCATAGCATTTTTAAACCTAGGCTCCCCAGCTTTTGACGCTCAAAGGAGATCTTCTTCCTCGGTAAAGCAAAAAGCAGAGGTGCCCACTGCAGACACCACTGCTTTTTTGATAAACGATCAATTGTTAATCTTTATAGACATCAGTCAGCTCGTAAGGCAATCGCTGCATCTTTGTTTGCTGCCATACGCGCTGGAATGTGGCCGCCGAGGACGGTCAGGATCGTGCTGATTAGAATCAGAATCACCGCATGCACGGGATTCAACTGCGCAACATTCGGCAGTTCGGTCATGCCGTACAAAATCGCATTGATCGGGAACGTCAGCAACCAGGCAATGATAATGCCCAGTATCCCTGAACTGACCCCTAGAATGATGGTTTCAGCATCAAAAACCCGGGTGATATCTTTTCGACGCGCACCTAATGCCTTCAAGACGCCGATTTCTTTGGTTCGCTCAAGTACTGACGTATAGGTTAGAATCGCAATCATGATCATCGAAGTTACCAGTGAAATCCCTGCAAAAGCAACCAGGACAATGGTAATGGCTGACATGATCCCGCCTGTCATGCTCGAAATAGTGCCAGCCAAGTCAGTGTAAACCACCTGATCGGCCTTTTTCTTACCATGGTTGAACTTGTCGAGATAACTCAAGATCTTGTCCTTATCCTTGAAACTAGTTGGATAAATCGTGATCTGCGTAGGCGTTTCCGATCCGCCCAATCCGGTAATCAGTTGATCCTTGGTGGCATCATCAATACTTTGATTGGTGAAAATATTAACGTCACTATTTCGTTGCGCTTTGACAACTGCCGAATTCTTATTCATTGCCACTAAATCTTTGGTCAACCGATCAGAATAAGCAAAACCTTGGCTCAAAAGACCATCGCTCGTCTTGGAACGGGTTCGCAAAACACCGGTTACGGTCAGCTCCCGATTACCATTTTGATTATAGGCATCAGCGTAATTTTTAGTTGGTACATAGACGCTGCCGCCCACATTTTGATAATAATGGTCATTGGCAATCGCCTTTAGCTTCGTCCCGACAATGTCGCCAAATTTGATTTTTTGACCATTTTTAACTGAGAAGCCAAGGTTTTTCAGCGCATTGATATTAGTCGAATTGTCCCGATCAACAATTAAAATGACGTCATTGTCGGATTTCGGATAGCTACCGGCGACAACCTCATAGTTCTTCTTGAGGTAGCTTGTCTTGCCTTCACGATCTACGGGATAAACAGATGAACTTGCGCTGGAAAAACTCCGCTGCGCTTGATTGCTCGTCGGTTTGGCAGTTGAAAATTGAACCGGCTTCACCGTTCCGTTGACATTACGCAACAAATTCATTCCGGTGCCATACGTATAACCGATATTATTCGTCAATCGCTTGCTGATGCCATTCACATAGTCGATATACTTTTGATTAAGTTTGTTGGTGTGCTGTGCTTTATCACTGGCACTTTGCTTGGCTTCCACCGTTTTAGTCGTCTTAAAGGTGGACGTTTTCGTATTATCTTCCGCCCCTGCTGTCAAGTTCACGGCAGTAGACGAAATGGTAATAGGAAATTGCGCCAACGTCTCTGACTGCGTGTTGTCGATTTGCTTTTGAAAACCCGAAGAAAGGGCCAGGACCACTGCTATCCCGATAATCCCGATACTTGATGCGAATGCCGTCAGAAAAGTACGACCCTTCTTCGTCATGATATTGGTAAAAGATAACTTCAGAGCCGTCAGATAGCTCATTTTAGTGCGGCGTAAATCAAAGTGTCCGGTTTGCTCCTCAACATCATATGGCTTTGAATCAGATAGAATTTTACCGTCTTTAAATTCAATAATCCGTTGGGCATAATCATGCGCCAGCTGCGGATTGTGGGTGACCATAACGACTAAACGTTCCCGCGACAAATCGGCAATCAACTGCATGATTTCCTGACTGGTTTCGGTATCCAACGCGCCAGTCGGTTCATCGGCCAACAAGATTGACGGTTCCGAAACAATCGCCCGCGCAATCGCAACCCGCTGCATTTGCCCACCGGACAGTTGGTTGGGTTGTTTCCCCATGTGTTCTTTCAAACCAACCTTAACCAGCGCTGCCTCAGCCTTTTTGCGCCGCTCACTGGCAGAAACCCCGCTCAACGTGAGTCCCAACTCAACATTTTCCAAAATACTAAGGTGCATGATTAAGTTATAGCTCTGAAAAATGAAGCCAACCGAGTTGTTACGATAAGCATCCCAATCAGATTCTTTGAAGTTTTTAGTTGACCGGCCATGTAACAATAAGTCGCCTGAATCATAACGATCAAGGCCACCGATCACGTTCAGTAGCGTTGTTTTACCGGAGCCGCTGGGACCAAGGATGGCCACAAACTCCTGCTCCCGAAACTGCACCGAAACATCATCAAGTGCTTTCGTGGTGTAATCACCGGTTTGGTAATATTTTTTTATATGCTTTAGCTCTAGCAAAGACCATTCTCCTCTACAACAAGTGACAACGCGCCGAAATGAAATAACTTGCCATATCTTAGCATACTTACCCAGCACTTGATAATCGGTCTAAAGCCCAAAATGAAAATCAGTCCCGACTTGGCAACCATTTTGGCGAAAAAAAGACCGAATCATCACACAATACCTTGCCGATTCGGTCAATTCAGTCACGCCATCCGTCTGGTTCAGGATTGGACTTTCATCAGCGGCTGCCAATAGATTAAGTCCAAGCTATGATCCGGATAGATGTAATAACTGATATTTAATTTTGAAAAAGGATTTGCCATTGCCATTAAGTAAATGGGTTGCGGTGCATGCGCCAATCCAGCAACTGAAACAAGAATGTACTTGGCCATCTGCTCAAATAGGGGTTGGGTCAACCCGGTTGTTAGCTCAAAATCCAAGTCAACGTAAATCAGCTCTTTTGTTTGTCGCGTGAGGCTGATCCGATGAATGGGTAATCCGCCAAAGTTACCGTCTTGATTGAGTTCATCGACCATTCGTTTAATTTCCTGATGCTTAAACTGCGGCCGTGCAAACATCATGCGCCAAATTGCCAAGTCGTCACCCCCTTGCCTCAATTATGCCACATTGACGCAAGAACGCGGACTAAAAGATCGGATCAAGAATCTTGGAAAAAGCCGAATCGATTTGAGCCCGAGCTGCTTGCTGTTCCGCTAATCCGGCCGCAAATCGTTCATGATCTACCTGATCCGTGTCGATCGCCTGCAACATATTCAAAACGCCGCTGCGAATACCGCAAAGACCACTTACCAGTACCTTATGAAAGGCAGCATAGTTGCATGGTGCTGACTCGGCATTGACACTATCTACGAAATTACAGAACTTAATGACATTTTTGGTGAAATAAAGTCGCAAGCGGTCGAGACTTTCGCTTGCATAGCAATTTCCTTTCTCGATGTTCTTGCATGTGTGGACGTACTCTTTAAAAACAGTCTCAAACACGAGAAGGCGTTCCAGATTTTGATTAATTACTTCAACATAACTAGGTTCATTGCTTACTGCATACATTTAAAAGTCCCTCCTAATCTTGTGAGTTCATCAACTTACAGACTTAATTATACTTGTTAATGGCTTATAATCAATATAATTATATGCTAATATTTAAATACCTAACGTTATATAACCGCTACAAAGGCCATTATTATTGGGATTTGCAGACATGACACCAGTCTGTGAAAACCGTTTTCCCTGACATTGCACGCAATGTATCTATTTGTGAAAACTTGTTTTATCTATGCCTTATCACCCTGTCTTGACAGGGTGATTTCTTGAAGGCAGCCATTTAGTATCTACTTGCATTAAAAATAAGATAACGAAAATATTTTTTGGATATTTTGCATTTATATTTTAATATTTTCCAACAACCGTGCAAATCCCAGCCATAAAGATTCTAATTGCAGGGTCGGTTATAAAACGAAGATGTTTACAATTCGAGGCAGTTAATAGCATGTTTTAAAAACATCACCTATAATCGAGTCAAGAAGCCTGCAAGTTAAAAATCTTATGGTCAAAACTCAAAAATCGAGTTGCGAAAACCTTTTTAATTTGTCACCGCACTTATTTGATTCTTGGGAGGATTTTACATTGAAGGGTTATCCAAAGAATTACCCCTTAGATTCACGGACTTTCTTCGGCGTTAATGCCATGGGGTTGATCAGCACAACCGCGTATTATCTTTATACTGCTGTTTTGATGATGTTTATTACCGATTACTCCGGGATTTACACCAACGTCCCTGGCAAAGCAGCGGCAGTCGCCACCACGCTATTATTCGTCGGACGGCTCTGGGATGCCATCAATGACCTTTGGACTGGCTATTTGATTGACATTTCACCCCGAACTCGTTGGGGGAAATTTAAACCGTATGTTCTGATTGGCACCTTTTTTACCGGCATTTTGGGAATGATGTTGTTTCACATTCCCCAAAACTTAAGTGATTTCGGCAAAGAAGTCTACCTCTACATCACCTATTTCTTATTTATGTTTTCAGCAACCATTATCGTCACGGTTCCGCTGACCAGCACCATGTCCGCTGATCAGGAAATTCGGGCTAAATTAATTTCCTGGCCACGAATTACCAGCAATGTTGTCGGTGTGGTCTTCGCGTTTTTTATGGCGATTGCCAGCTTCTTGGGAACTAAAAAAAGTCCAAATATTCCATTGACCGTAGATTTGATCATCATTCCATTTTTAATCATCTCGTTAATTGGCGGCTTCATGGTCAAAGAAGGGCCTGTTGCGGAAGGAACCAAGCCGCCAAAGTTACGTGATGTCGGCCGGATGGTAAAAATCAATAAGCCATTTCGCGTCAATCTCTATTTCACTTTTGTTGGCGGCTTTGTCTGGGCGTTACTGACGGCAACATCGCTTTACTACATTAAGTACGCATTCGGCGTTGCCAACTTAGGTATTCAGTCCATGTACTTCGGGCTCCTGACCTTAGTCACCCTAATCGGCGGTACGTTAATTTCCCAAAAAGCCATGAAATATATGTCAGCACTTCGAGGCGTTCAAATCTGCTATTTGGGAATGGTTCCGTTTCTGCTAATCATGTTTGCGATCAACGAATTTCAGGTCATTCATAATCCTTGGCTTTTCTATCTTCTTATCGGAATTGTCATGACCCTAGCCGGCGCCCAATTTGTGCCAGCTAACCTCATCATCATGGAAACCATGGATTATAATCGACTTAAACTCAATTCGGGAATGGAAGCAACGATCAATGCGGTTAACATGTTTCTCCAAAAGCTGCAGTCGGGTTTGGCAACAATTGGCGTTGGATTAGCCTTATTGTTAGTTGGCTATAATGCGCAAATACTGGAAAAAGCCACCCGCATTCCCGACAGTTTGCTTAAAAGCCTGGGGGTGGTTTTATTCGGTTTACCTGCAGTCTTTTCGCTTGTAGCTTATCTTTTAACGAAGCAATACCCATTGCAAGGTGAGGCACGGACCCAGATGTATGCGGAATTGGCCGCCAAAACTGCAGCTGCAAGTCAGAAAAATAAGCGGGTCTAATTGTTAGTTACTTGAATTGAGCATGCTATTACACGCTCACATTAACGCGTTCGCCAGCGCAGAAACCTGCGTGTAAGGACCTTGGGCGCAATGGCCAAAGCCCGGCCATCACGTCCAAGGCCGCTTACACTCCGTTTTCTCCCGCGCTGGCTCACGCTCACATCATAACGCGCTCCCCGGCGCAGAAGTCGGCTCGCGCTCACTGGAGGTATAGTTTATGGTTAAACCATCACCTGTCAACATTCACCGCGACGATCCCCCTGCTTGGTTTAAACAAGCAGATTTCGGCATTATGATTCACTGGGGGCTTTATAGTGTCCCGGCTTTTGCACCGACCAATGTGCCGGATTATGATACTTTCATCAAAAGTAAGCCGCTGAAGTTCTTTTTTGCTAATCAACCGTATGCGGAATGGTATGCCAACAGTATCTTGTTTCCTGACAGCCCCGCTGCCCGTTACCATCGTGAACATTATGGCAATGCGCCTTACTCGGACTTTGCCAAAACGTTTAAGCAAAGTGCCCAGCAAGTCGATGTTGATGCCTGGGCGGATGCCTTTGCCAATGCCGGCGCGAAGTATGTGGTCATTGTGACAAAGCATCATGACGGATTTGTGCTGTATGACACCGACGTAGCGAATCCGTATCAACCTGATTATCACCTTGACTTTGATTTCGTTGGCCAATTAGCACAGGCAGTTCGCGCCCGCGGCATGCATTTCGGTACTTATTATTCTTC harbors:
- a CDS encoding peptide MFS transporter, with the protein product MDNSKNRTFMGHPRGLLTLSMTEFWERFSYYGMRAILIYYMYYAVEKGGLGFDQPTALSIMSIYGSLVYLSATIGGFISDRLLGSRRTVFWGGVLIMLGHIVLSLPIGAVGLFGSIVLIVLGTGLLKPNVSEMVGSLYPEEDLRRDSGFSIFVMGINFGSLIAPIFVPWMADKFNFHAGFSLAAIGMFIGLIFYVIDGRKYINPADNTAPDPLKPEDIRPLVMRVVGALVVVAVILAVMASLGALTIANVISLITIVAIGLPVWYFILMIRSKKVTKTERSRVIAYIPLFLAAMIFWAIEEQGSVVLALFAAQQTKLDFGFFKILPGNFQTLNPLFILLYGPLFAWLWMKLGKRQPTSPKKFYLGLIFAGASYLWMVIPVLLFGSSAKVSPLWLVMSWAIVEIGEMLISPVGLSVTTKLAPKAYSSQMMSMWFLADASAQAVNAQIVRFYTPSHEVAYFAVVGLVSVIFAIVLVFFTPRIEKLMQGVN
- a CDS encoding ABC transporter ATP-binding protein/permease, giving the protein MLELKHIKKYYQTGDYTTKALDDVSVQFREQEFVAILGPSGSGKTTLLNVIGGLDRYDSGDLLLHGRSTKNFKESDWDAYRNNSVGFIFQSYNLIMHLSILENVELGLTLSGVSASERRKKAEAALVKVGLKEHMGKQPNQLSGGQMQRVAIARAIVSEPSILLADEPTGALDTETSQEIMQLIADLSRERLVVMVTHNPQLAHDYAQRIIEFKDGKILSDSKPYDVEEQTGHFDLRRTKMSYLTALKLSFTNIMTKKGRTFLTAFASSIGIIGIAVVLALSSGFQKQIDNTQSETLAQFPITISSTAVNLTAGAEDNTKTSTFKTTKTVEAKQSASDKAQHTNKLNQKYIDYVNGISKRLTNNIGYTYGTGMNLLRNVNGTVKPVQFSTAKPTSNQAQRSFSSASSSVYPVDREGKTSYLKKNYEVVAGSYPKSDNDVILIVDRDNSTNINALKNLGFSVKNGQKIKFGDIVGTKLKAIANDHYYQNVGGSVYVPTKNYADAYNQNGNRELTVTGVLRTRSKTSDGLLSQGFAYSDRLTKDLVAMNKNSAVVKAQRNSDVNIFTNQSIDDATKDQLITGLGGSETPTQITIYPTSFKDKDKILSYLDKFNHGKKKADQVVYTDLAGTISSMTGGIMSAITIVLVAFAGISLVTSMIMIAILTYTSVLERTKEIGVLKALGARRKDITRVFDAETIILGVSSGILGIIIAWLLTFPINAILYGMTELPNVAQLNPVHAVILILISTILTVLGGHIPARMAANKDAAIALRAD
- a CDS encoding MFS transporter; this encodes MKGYPKNYPLDSRTFFGVNAMGLISTTAYYLYTAVLMMFITDYSGIYTNVPGKAAAVATTLLFVGRLWDAINDLWTGYLIDISPRTRWGKFKPYVLIGTFFTGILGMMLFHIPQNLSDFGKEVYLYITYFLFMFSATIIVTVPLTSTMSADQEIRAKLISWPRITSNVVGVVFAFFMAIASFLGTKKSPNIPLTVDLIIIPFLIISLIGGFMVKEGPVAEGTKPPKLRDVGRMVKINKPFRVNLYFTFVGGFVWALLTATSLYYIKYAFGVANLGIQSMYFGLLTLVTLIGGTLISQKAMKYMSALRGVQICYLGMVPFLLIMFAINEFQVIHNPWLFYLLIGIVMTLAGAQFVPANLIIMETMDYNRLKLNSGMEATINAVNMFLQKLQSGLATIGVGLALLLVGYNAQILEKATRIPDSLLKSLGVVLFGLPAVFSLVAYLLTKQYPLQGEARTQMYAELAAKTAAASQKNKRV
- a CDS encoding metallophosphoesterase — its product is MVKVAISVDNHFDVNHVDGFEMLKHQAAYLVEHGYQVYVNAGDTYNDFTKTLAYYQALQREVGDQVIIRFLAGNHDMVKGATYAEIQSDVDPLYLHEKVLSVPGTNAVIVGNNGWYDYSLAQLGKSKTSAEYAQWKRAFWIDSAIDSPISDLERMQRVLDTTKAALVANRGKRIIYATHFVPILGAMVYAVDRLSWQMATALMGSAKLGDLLTNRASAVVFGHEHFRDAPKLLGKTTYYHQPLGYGLKRLFEWQSTDWLTEWRDTLVTLEVPAALTD
- a CDS encoding helix-turn-helix domain-containing protein translates to MEELLESSLLKHYDIISFLLDKDWMTINRVAEETRIPARTIPQNIGTINQYIAPAKIESSQRYGIRLTYDSAHNPLYIYSAIYRQSTRFLILEQIFLQHFLSIAQFSEALYISESTLKRHIQVLNQILPHYGFHIDTQSLDIIGDEKKIHFFYYTYFLERYWFIDDFLPQDELKLIDAIISEFFAHYPTLTTPRYQSFSFINKLRATIFVCLKRNSRGHTFENATPAIENATFSPELRQSIARCYKIDCSSLVFSHLFYLFFNPRNAWSYADLLTKTHQDAEIRAIHRALTHFLDMIVATEHLSLPNREQVLLRLYNAIEYTWGPPKILYSPSEAFFASMNQFSKTFIRHARQTLVTALRNEKVNVRIDDAFITKLLFTLVTSWETLPLQLEQKAPKVRTGLFFNTSFEHSHFLLNELNYHLRSNLKLELVPASTLAELKTVARQFDLIITNLPLLNLPNCQVVAIQPHPTPEDFDNILAAYNRIINAKSLESSVS